From the Mus musculus strain C57BL/6J chromosome 10, GRCm38.p6 C57BL/6J genome, the window CTCCACCCACCGTGAGGGTCCTGGCCCATAGCAGTTCCTAATGATGAGGTTGCATTCTCAGCCTCCACCCTGGAGTCGTGTGTGGAGGAAATCGGGGTAGTCAGGTGGGTGAGGTTCTAGGCTGGCCATAGGCAGAAAGCTGCCTGGGGTAGCATGGTATCCTGGAGCAGAGAGTTGGGCCCACCTACCTCTCCCAGAACAGAGGTTGTGAAACCCTGCCTGGCTGTCAGCCCTGTAAGTGAAGAAGAGCCAGGTGGCAGCCCTCTGGCCTTCTCCATTGGGTCTGGCTATGTGGTGGCAGTAGCCTGGGCAGCGAGGGCAGCCTGGCCATTGCCATCTGGAGGTCCTAGAGCTAGCACCTCTCCAGCTGACCTACTCTGGATGTTCAGCAAGGCAGACCTGGAGGGGGCTGGGCCCACTGGCACCTGCCAGGAATGCCCCCCCCCATACCCTTGTGCCCTGCTGGGCAGCTCAGCTGAGACAGGCATATTGAATGCACCTAACCTGTGCTCCTCTTCCCTGCAGGTAATTAGGACTTCTACTACCTCAGCCACGACCTATGCAAGGACGGTGTGGACCAAGACTGCTGCCTGCCAGGCCGGCGGAGCCGGACATGGAGCCACTGTGAATCGGCGGCACCGCAGGAGGTGCTGGACTGGTCCAGTTTGTACTGTCAATAGTTTTAGATAaagtatttatctttttttttttttaaagtataagcaATTCTGACTTACTTTATTCCATCAAAGTCGTCCAAGGCAACCTCTTGAGACGTCTAAGTGTCTGTGAGAGAGAATAATATAAAGACTTGGCCTGCTGGGCTGGCCACAAGGACTCCTGACTCCGTCCCGGTGCTATCTCACCAGCAAGCCCATGCCTGCCCATCTCCACCTCTGTCCTGGGTGCTGCCCCAAACATGGACTGTGGCCAAACAGTTCTCAGATGCGCCCCCAACATCTTGCTCTGACACCAAAGGCATGCCTGGCATGCCCAATGGGGGCTGACCTTTGTTCCCCCTCCTTGGAACTTGCCTGCTGTCACTGTGAACACCCCACTGTTAACCCTGTGGCTTTGGGCGTGCCTTTGCAGTGGGTGCAGACTGGGCTGGGGCAGGAATGGGGGTTCCCAGCTGGGCTGAGTGGTGCTGACAGGTGAGGGCCACTACTGCAGGGCTTGGTGGCTCCTGTGACAAGTGCATTTACTTtgtatttctttgcttttctggcTCGGGGCATGCTGGTCAGGTGACATGGGGCTGGCCCAATGTGGGTCCCCTGGCATCTGTGTATAAGAGAGTCACATGATCAGTGACAGTATTTTATagagatttgatggagatttATAAATTTCATAGACTTGActgcatttatttttagattgTATAATGCACAGTGaactttaaagaaaaggaaagaaaagtgaggaggaaaaatacttttatttattcaaatgcacaaaaacgaaaaaaaaaaaaatggcactgGCCAGGGACCCTGCAGGAGTGTGGCCCAGATGTGCTGGGCTGCCCAGGGCCTCTGGTCACTATGGGCATCGCCTGCCTATGTCTAGGagttgcttcctggtcctggggaTAGGTGCACTGGGAGTGACCACAGAGGTCAGGGCTGACTTGATTTTTCTGAGATGGTCCTGACTGCCCTCAATGTTGCTCACTTCCAGTCGTGGGTTGGTGGGCTGAGGGGAGAGGCCatgttgccccacccccacccccacctactTCCCAAAGTAGTTGTGAAGACGGTGCTGGTGTCTCCCACTCCCTTCCCACCCCGCGATGGTGCTCATGTTCGGCAGGCCTGTTCCTGTGCACCACAGCTAACTAAGGTGCTGCAGAGCAGGATAGCCGAAACAAAAGCTAGCAAATCCCAGGCCTGGAACAAAACCCCGAGTGAACACTGTACACACCGCCCGCACGCCATCCtggcagctgctgctccagcagcCATTGCCTCCACCTTACTTGAGTGTTAGGGGACAGACACAGCATGTTCATGGCCCAGTGGGCCACAGGTGCTCTGGGTACAACTGCAAGTCCTTTCCTGAGCCCATAAGAAACAGGAACCCACAGTAAACTGACCATGGTGCATAGTGGCCCCAGGTACCCTGTGACTGATGGGCCTAGTACAGGGTAAGGCTGCCTCAGTCATCCTTGCCACTCCAATCCAAGGTTGCTGCAGGGCTTTGAGCTCAGGAACTGATAGAAAGCCCTACAGACTGGGACCACCACTCCCACACTAGCCCAGACGGGACACACCTCCCAGTTCCCACCCTCAACCTACACAGCTTTTTTGACAGCCTGGCCTGTTTGTTTGTAACTTGATGCAGCATCGCTCTGTCTTGTGATGACCTCTGTACTTAAAGGGTGCATTGTTCTCTTCCCTTGGTTCCCCCAAGGCATCTCACACATTGTTGCTGCCTTTAGACACAGTATAATAAATAAAGCCGTTTTCACTTGAGCCAGTTCTCAGTGCCagtttttctttgcctgtttatTGCTGTCCAACCTGGACTGGAAGAGCAGAGTGcctatctgtctcttgtgaggctgacAGTGACTCTGAAGGATTCCCGCTTTGGGAGGACCCAGTCTCACTTAAGAATCCAATCCTGACTGAGTCAAAGCCCCTTGACACAAAGCTGTGTCAAAGCTTGCCTGTTTTGTTCTCTGTCCCAGATGCTCTGGAACTGCCTGTGTCCTACCCTCCTCTTcccgctgcctcccaagtgcacacAGCCTGTTTAGAAAGCCAGGATTTAGGTGTCCCTTACAACTTGGGCAGAACACACCTTTCCCCATCAGGGTTACCTACAACTCCCACTTATATGAGTACCACTCCCCAAAACCCAAGGATGGATCCACATCTCCACAGTGAGGGTGTCCAACCAGGGTTCAGGCACACTGCGAGCCAGAGGCTTGTCCCCCCAAGTCCTGCCTACACCTATACTGTGTGTGCCACCAGCCCAGCTTGCCTGTTTTGTTCTCTGTCCCAGATGCTCTGGAACTGCCTGTGTCccaccctcctcttccccctgcctcccaagtgcccacAGCCTGTGTCCCACCCTCCTCTTCTCCACTCATTCCGACATGGCTCAGAAAAGAGGTACCTTTAttaaagagcaggctgagcactgAGGCCAGCACCCATGCCCTGCTCTATCagcaggagggggggggggggttcacagCTTCATCTAGCATTATACATTCATCTGGCAATGGATAGGGGAGCTGTGCCAGGCTCGGTCCCTGGATGTGGACACTCAAGGGGTGCTGGCAGGGAGATGGCATGGAGAACGAGGACCACAGACCCTGCCCACCTCCTCTGGACCTTTTGAACAGATGTATTAAaacctatattaaaaaaaaaaaaacttcccaggGTAGCCAGGGGCCCAGAGAGGGTCAGTCCAACACATTTAACTGGGAGCCAATACAAGTAGTCCGCCCATCCTTAGGCAGGCTATTCAGCTGGAACCTGGCCTCCTCGGAGATGCCAAACTGCTCCAGGGGGTCCTGTGGAGGGCACGGTGGCTGTGAGCAAGGCCAGGGAAAGCTGTCCCATCCCTGACCGCCCCACATACCTTGCCAGTCATCTTCCTGATCTCATTCCTGTAGAAGATGAGGCTCTGTCGCATGTATTCGTAGCTGGaggaaaggattgggctcactgTTCACATTCCCCCATGTTTCCACCCAGCTCCCATCAGTCCCTAAAGCCCCACCTGGCCCGCTGCAGAGCTTCCATCCAGTCCTGACACTGCTCTTGGCTACAGCATTCAAAGTGATATTTCCTGCTGAGGTCTTCGACGAAGCCTGGAAAGGGATAAAGGATAAGAGCCACCTCTGGTCAGTGTCCAGTTGGTCTACATCCTGTTGGCCACAAGTCCCAGCTTCCTCTCACCAGGATTTCAAACTACACCTCTTATTCTAACACCAAGTCATCTTCTGCCTGTCTCAT encodes:
- the Plekhj1 gene encoding pleckstrin homology domain-containing family J member 1 isoform X3, which translates into the protein MRYNEKELQALSRQPAEMAAELGMRGPKKGSVAKRRLVKLVVNFLFYFRPDEAEPLGALLLERCRVAQEEPGGFSISFVEDLSRKYHFECCSQEQCQDWMEALQRARNEIRKMTGKDPLEQFGISEEARFQLNSLPKDGRTTCIGSQLNVLD
- the Plekhj1 gene encoding pleckstrin homology domain-containing family J member 1, with translation MRYNEKELQALSRQPAEMAAELGMRGPKKGSVAKRRLVKLVVNFLFYFRPDEAEPLGALLLERCRVAQEEPGGFSISFVEDLSRKYHFECCSQEQCQDWMEALQRASYEYMRQSLIFYRNEIRKMTGKDPLEQFGISEEARFQLNSLPKDGRTTCIGSQLNVLD
- the Plekhj1 gene encoding pleckstrin homology domain-containing family J member 1 isoform X2; the encoded protein is MRYNEKELQALSRQPAEMAAELGMRGPKKGSVAKRRLVKLVVNFLFYFRPDEAEPLGALLLERCRVAQEEPGGFSISFVEDLSRKYHFECCSQEQCQDWMEALQRARNEIRKMTGKVCGAVRDGTAFPGLAHSHRALHRTPWSSLASPRRPGSS
- the Plekhj1 gene encoding pleckstrin homology domain-containing family J member 1 isoform X4, encoding MRYNEKELQALSRQPAEMAAELGMRGPKKGSGFVEDLSRKYHFECCSQEQCQDWMEALQRASYEYMRQSLIFYRNEIRKMTGKVCGAVRDGTAFPGLAHSHRALHRTPWSSLASPRRPGSS
- the Plekhj1 gene encoding pleckstrin homology domain-containing family J member 1 isoform X1 codes for the protein MRYNEKELQALSRQPAEMAAELGMRGPKKGSVAKRRLVKLVVNFLFYFRPDEAEPLGALLLERCRVAQEEPGGFSISFVEDLSRKYHFECCSQEQCQDWMEALQRASYEYMRQSLIFYRNEIRKMTGKVCGAVRDGTAFPGLAHSHRALHRTPWSSLASPRRPGSS
- the Plekhj1 gene encoding pleckstrin homology domain-containing family J member 1 isoform X5, whose translation is MRYNEKELQALSRQPAEMAAELGMRGPKKGSGFVEDLSRKYHFECCSQEQCQDWMEALQRASYEYMRQSLIFYRNEIRKMTGKDPLEQFGISEEARFQLNSLPKDGRTTCIGSQLNVLD